The genome window ACAGGGGCACGTCGGGATCGACGACGGCCTCGAGGACGACCGGACGAACAGCGCTGAGCGCCCGGTCCCACGCCGCCTCGACATCGTCGCCGGCCTCCACACGGATGCCGGTCATGCCCAGGAGCTCGGCGTACCCCGCATAGGGGAAGTCGGGGAGCGACTGGCTGACGTCGTACCGCGGGTCGCCCTCGGTCTCCCGCTGCTCCCACGTCACCTCGGCGAGGTCACGGTTGTTGAGCACGAGCACGACGAACCGCGGGTCGGCCCAGTCCTTCCAGCGCGAGGAGACGGTGATCAGCTCGGCGACGCCGTTCATCTGCATGCCGCCGTCGCCGACGAGGGCGACGACCGGGCGGTCCGGCGACGCCAGCTTGGCGGCCAAGCCGTAGGGGAGCCCGGAGCCCATCGAGGCGAGCGTGGAGGAGAGATGCGCCTGCACTCCTTGCGGGAGGGTCAGGTGCCGGGCGTACCAGTAGACGACCGAGCCGACATCGATGCTCAGCTGCGCGTCGGCCGGCAGACGTGGAGTCAGCGTCCGGACGACGTGCTCCGGACTGAGCGGCGTGGCTGCGACCGCCCGCTCCGAGGCGATGCGGTGCCACCGTTCGACCTGGTCGACGACGTTCGCCCGCCACGTCGGGTCGGTCTTCTCCTCGAGTAGGGGGAGGAGCGCAGTCAGGGTCTCGGAGGCGTCACCCACGAGGCCGACCTCGACCGGATAGCGGTTGCCGAGGTGTCGGCCGTCGAGGTCGATCTGGACGGCCCGGGCCTGCCCCGGCTCGGGGTAGAACTCGGTCCACGGGTCGTTGGTGCCGATCATGAGGAGGGTGTCGCAGTGCTCCATCAACCACCCGGAGGCGGTGGTGCCGAGGTGGCCCATGACACCGCAACTGTAGGGCAGCGTCTCGTCCCACCACGGCTTGCCGAGCAGGCTCGTCACCACCCCCGCTCCGAGCCGATCGGCCACCTCCTGCACGAGCGGCCCGACGTCTCGCGCACCTTGGCCGAGCATGATCGCGACCCGGTCGCCGGCGTTCAGGACTGCGGCAGCCTCGGCGAGGTCGTCGTCGGCAGGGAGGACGCGCGGTGCGCGCCACTGGGGTGCGGTCGGGACGACGCCGTGCTCGTGCGGCGGCACCTCCGGTGCCGGCTCGACCTGTACGTCGTGGGGGAGCACGACGACGCAGGGCGACCGCGTCGCGAGGGCGGTCCGGAACGCTCTGTCGACGACCATCCCGGCCTGCTCGGGAGCCAGCACGGTCTGGCAGTACTGGGCCGCGACGTCCTTGAACAGCGCGGGCAGGTCGATCTCCTGCTGGTACTCCGAGCCCAACGCGGTGGTCGCCTGCTGGCCGACGATCGCGACGACCGGCTGGTGGTCGAGCTTGGCGTCGTAGAGGCCGTTGAGCAGGTGGACTGCGCCGGGGCCCTGCGTGCTGGTGACCACGCCGACGCCGCCGGTGTACTTCGCATGGCCGACCGCCATCAGCGCGGCGTTCTCCTCGTGCCGCGCCTGGACGAACGCCGGGTCGCCCTCCGCGCGTCGCAGCGCGCCCATCAGGCCGTTGATGCCGTCGCCCGAATAGCCGAAGACGCGGTGCACGCCCCACGCCCGCAGTCGTTCGACGACCAGGTCCGCCACGAGTCGCTCAGTCATACACGGCCTGTACCCCGCCGTGGTGATCGCAACCGATTCGGCCTTCAGGCGCCCAGGTCCGCGGCGTTCATGCCGGCGAGCGCGTCCTTGACGGCCGGATTCGAGGCGATCATCTCCGAGGCGAACTGGTCACCGGTGATCCGGAACTGCTCGAGGTCGTCGGAGTCGGACGTCAGGGCGGCGGCGTGCTCGGTCCAACTCTCGGCCGATGCGTCGTCGCTGAACACCCTCGGCAGTCCGGCGAGGACGAGGCGCCCGGCGTGGTTGCCGCCGATCTCGAAGAAGTCTCCGTGCACCGTGGTCTCCTGATGGGCCAGCCAGGTGATGAAGCCCGAGACGTACTCAGGACCCATGGTGTCGCGCAGTGTCGAGAGGATGGTCGGATCGGTGTAGGCGTTCTCGGTCATCGGGGTCCAGGCCGTCGGCATGATGGTCGTCACCTGGACGCCGACCCGGTCGCCCTCCATCGCCAGGGTGTTGCCCAAGCCGAAGAGTGCCGCCTTGGCGGCGCCGTAGGCGCTGGCGCCGGGGTTGGCCAAGAGGCCGGAGGACGAGACGAGGATGACCCGACCGCTCCCGGAGTCCACCAGATGCGGCCAGGCCGCGTGCAGCATCTCGACGGTTCCCTTGAAGGAGACGTCGAACACCTTCCAGAACTCCTCGAGCGGCTGCTCGCCGAAGAGGCCGACGCGCAGGATGCCTGCGTTCGCGACGACGATGTCGAGTCGCCCGAAGTTGTCCAGTGCGGTACCGACGATCTCGGAACCACCGGTGGAGACGTCGTGGGTGTCAACCACTGCCGTACCCCCGGCGTCGGTGATGGCCTTGACCACCGCTTCGGCGTTCGCCTGCACGACATCGTTGACGATCACGCGCGCGCCGCGGGCGGCGAGCGTCTTCGCGTGGGCCTCGCCCATGCCTTGGCCCGCACCAGTGACGATCGCTACGCGGCCTTCGAAGTCCAACATTTGCCCCAGCTCCTCTGCTGTCCTTGGACGGGCACTGGCGCCCGCTCCCTGCTATTATGATACTCCGTCTCACAACCTCGTTCTCCAGGAGGACGCCATGACGGCACCACGCTCCAGAGGTAATGCCGGTCGCCCTCCGGTCTCGACCCCGGACGCCGTTGAGGAGGTGGCGATGCGGCTGTGGCTCCGCGACGGCTACGAGGCGGTCTCTGTGGACCAGATCGCCGCCGAGATGGGGATCAGCCGCTCGACCGTGTTCCGCTACTTCCGCACCAAGGCTGCGATCGTGTGGGCCGGATTCGACCGTGCCCTGGAGCAGCTGAGCTCGTCGCTGGCGGCGACCGCGGCCGAGGACACGATGGCTGCCATTCGGGCCGCGGTGGGGCAGGCGGTGTACGCCGGGACGGATGACCGCGGCGTGTGGTGGGAGCGGTTCGTCCTCTTCGACAGCGTTCCGGCGCTCCGTGCCGAGGCAGCGGACCGGTGGGAACGATGGGTCACGATCGTGGCCGCGTTCGTCGCGGGACGAATGGGCGTCGACTCCCTGCACCCTTATCCGATGGCGATCGCCTCAGCGCATCAGGGGGTGTACATCGCGACCTTGCGCACTTGGGAGGGACGACCCGGCGATCCCGAGCAGCTGCTTGACCGGATGACCGCTTCGATGGAGGCGGTCGGTGAGGCACTGGCCGGGTTACTGGGCTGAGGATCAGTCGGCGAAGCGTCCCGGGTTCGCTGCCACCGCACGCTTCAGGACGGGACGGTTGTCTCGGTAGGCCTCGACGACCGGGGCGATCTCGTCCGGCGTCGCGCCGTGCATGATCACCGAGTGCACGCCGAGGTCGAACTGGTGGGAGACGAAGTCGGCGCACTCGGCGGCAGTGCCGGTGGCGGCTGAGGCGAGCCAGTCCTCGGGGAACATCGCGTCGAGCTCCTCCAACGTCTCGATCGTCGCGTTGGCATCGATGGCGCCCTCCGTGCGGTTGTAGGCCTCACTCGTACGGATGCGCTCCCAGACGCCGGGATCCCAGCCGTTGGTCTTCACCAGGATGTCGCCGTACCCCTGGAGGTAGGAGGAGAGCCGGCCGACGCGGCGGCGGAGCCGGTCCTCGTCGGGCAGGTCATCGGGGATGGTCGCGACCACGGCCCAGATCCGGACGCTGTCAGGATCCCTGCCCGCCTTCGCGGCGCCGCGGCGCACGGCCTCCACGGACGCGGTGGTCGCCTCGTCGGAGAAGAACGTGTGAAGGACGACGAAGTCGCCGATCTCCCCGGCCATCTGGAGGGTCTTCGGCCCGACGCCGACGAACCCGATCGGCGGCGCGTCCTCGAGGTTGTTGTCGTGGTACAGCAACGGCCACTTCCCGGCAGGACCGTCGTGGTTCCAGATCCGCTCGCCGGCCCAGAGCCGTCGCAGCAGGTCGGTGAAGTCACGCATCCGTGCCTCCGTGAGGGTGGGCAGGCCGATGATCTCCCAGTGCGCCGCGACGCCGCGTGCAAAGCCGAGCGCGAACCGTCCCTCGGTGAGGGCATGCATGGTCGAGCCGATCGCCGCGGTGATCATCGGGTGCCGCGTGTTCTGGTTCGTGGCCGCAGTGGCGATGCCGAGGTTCGTGGTGTGGCCGGCCAGCGCCCCGGAGAGGACCGCCGCCTCCTTCACCGTGAACCGCTCACCGATGTGCACGGCGCCGAGGCCGAGCTCCTCGGCCTTCCTCGCCTCGGGAAAGAGCACTCTCGCATCGGCGGGGTGACGGGTCACGCAGTAGTAGCCGAGCTCATTGAGTTGCTCCACATCCGGACCGTAACGGACTAGGTTGCCAGAATGGAACAGGTTCCAGTTTGGATCGACGACCTCACCGCGCCCTGGCTGACCGGGGTGTTGGGTGCCCCCGTCGCCTCCTTCGTCGCCGAGCCGATCGGCACCGGCCAGATCGGCGCGGTCTACCGGCTCAAGCTCGAGGGCTCGGCCGAGCTCCCGGCGCAGATGGTGGCCAAGCTGCCCACGCTGGATGAGGCTTCGCGCGCGATGCTCGCCGGCCCGTACGCCGCCGAGGTGCGGTTCTACCGAGAGCTGGTCGACACCGTCGCGGTCCGGACGCCGCGCTGCTACCACGCCGCTCTGGGCGAGGGCGGTGCGTTCGTCCTCCTGCTCGAGGACCTGTCCTCGGCCGAGCCGGGGGATCAGCTCGCCGGCTGCTCCGTCGACCGTGCCCGGGCGGCGGTGGTCAATCTCGCCGGGCTGCACGGCCCGCGCTGGTGCGACCGGGCCCTCCTGGAGGTCGAGGGCCTGGCACTCTTCGGTCCCGACGACGCGACGATGATGGGCGAGTTCTACCCGCCCACGCACGAGCTCTTCCTCGCGGGGATCGGCGACCTGCTGTCACCGGATGACCACGCCGTGTTGGACCGCATCCCGTCGGTGCTGGCCGACTGGACGCTCGCGCGTGGTGATCGGTTCAGCCTCGTCCACGGTGACTACCGCGTCGACAACCTGCTCTTCGACCTGGACACACCGGAGTCGGTCGCCATCGACTGGCAGACACTCTCCCTCGGCCATCCGGCGCGGGACTTGGCGTACTTCCTCTCGAGCAGCCTGTCCGTCGACGACCGGCGCGCGCACGAGCGCGAGCTTGTCGGTGCCTGGCACGAGGCCCTGACCGACTGGGTGTCCGACTACCCGCTCGAGCGGGCCTGGGACGACTACGTCTACGGAGCGCTCCAAGGTGCGATCATCGCCCAGTTCGCCTTCGCCTACAGCACGCGCACCGACCGCGGGGACCAGGTGATGGCGCGGATCATCTCCGGCTCCTGCGCCGCCGTACGCGACCTCGGCACCCTCGAGCGTCCGTTCTGAGCTACAGCTTGGCGATGACGTCCTCGCCGAAGCGGCCGATGCCGTCGAGCTTCTGCTCCAGGCTCGCGTCGGCGGGGTGGTAGTACATCCACGGCACCGTCATGGTCATGGTGACGCCGCCCGCGGCCGCACGCTCGAAGTCACCCGGGGTGATCGCGTCGATCAGGGCAGGCACCACCTCGAACGGCTTGTCACCGCGACCAGCCTCCTCCCGCAGCGAGCGCAGTTGTCCGGCGAGAGCGATCCCCTCGTCGACCGTCGCCATGTCCCCGACCCAACCGTCGTGCCGCGCGGCGCGACGCAGGGCGACGTCCGAGAGTCCGCCGACCCAGATCGGCACGGGGCCCGGCGGCTGGGGCTTCATCACGAGGGATTCGCAGGAGTAGAACTCGCCCTCGAACGTCGTCCACCCCGGGGACCAGAGCTCGGCCATCAGCGCGAGCGCCTCGTCCGTCCGTCGACCGCGTGTGCGGAAGTCGGCCTCGAGCAGGTCGAACTCCTCGGCGTTCCACCCGACTCCGACACCGAGTCGGACGCGCCCGCCGGTCAGGGCTGCGGCCGTCCCGACCGCCTTGGCGACGACGAACGGACTCCGCAGGGCGGCGACGTAGACCGACGTGAAGAACTCCAGTCGTGTCGTCGCCTGCCCGAGAGCACCGATGAGGACCCACGGGTCAGGCCAGTCCGTTCCCGGCTGCCAGCGACGCCGCTGATCCTCCGTGTAGGGGTACGCCGCCGAGAGGTTCTCGTGGTCCACGACATGGTCCGCGAGCGACAGTGCGCGGAACCCTGCCTCCTCGCAGGCCTGCGCAAGCGGCACGATCTGTTCCCACGGCTGGAAGGCGGCGACGAAGGCGAACTCCACGGTCGGAGACTATGGCGCCACGACCCCTATGTGCGCGAGGAACGCGGGTACGCGACTCACATGACTCACACCAAGATGCTCGAGGCCTACCCCAAGGACCTCGGCGGAATCGATCGCGAGAAGCTGGCCGAGTGCATCGAGGCCTGCTTCGAGTGTTCGCAGACCTGTACGGCCTGCGCGGACGCCTGTCTTTCGGAGGACATGGTCGCCCAGTTGACGAAGTGCATTCGCACGAACCTCGATTGCGCGGACATCTGTGCGACGACGGGCAATGCGCTGTCCCGGCACACCGGTTACGACGCCAACCTCACCCGGGCGTTCCTCGAAGCGTGCGCCGCCGCCTGCAAGGCCTGCGGTGACGAGTGCGAGAGCCATGCCGACATGCACGAGCACTGCAGGATCTGCGCCGAGGCATGCCGTCGCTGTGAGAAGGCGTGTCGCGACCTGCTCAGCAGCTTGGATTGATCGGCTCGTGGCTGCGGCGCGGCCCACCGGAGTGGAGCTGGAGCCCGCACGTGACCAAGGGGAAGTGACTGAACGCCTGGGGCGTGTTGCCCAACTGGCGACGCGCGACGGGGTCCCACTCCTCGCTGAGCAGGCCGACGTCGTTGCGCAGGCCGAGTAGCCGCTCATAGACCTCCACAGCCTCGCGCTCCCGCCCCGCGAGATGGAGGGCGTCGACGAGCCAGAACGAGCACGCGATGAAGAGCCCCTCGCTGCCAGGCAGACCGTCGTCGGAGGAGCTGGTCTGGTAGCGCTTGAGCATCCCGTCCTCGCTGAGGTCAGCGCGGATGGCGTCGATGGTGCCGAGGACCCGCGGGTCGTCGCCGGGCAGGAAGCCGACGCGGGGGATGAGCAGCAGGCTCGCATCCAGCCCCGTGGCGCCATAGGACTGGACGAAGGTGTTGCGCTCGGCATCGAAACCGTGCGCGAGTACGTCGGCATGGATCGTGTCGCGCAGCTGCTCCCACCGATCGGCCGGCCCATGCAGCTCATCATGGTTCCGTACTGCGGTGGCCATCCGATCGGCGGCGACCCAGGCCATCACCTTGGAATGGGTGAAGTGGCGGCGGTCCCCGCGCATCTCCCACAGGCCGTTGTCCGGCTTGTCCCACGCGCCCTCGAGGTGCTCCATCAGGGCGACCTGCAGATCCCAGGCATCGGCGTCGCTGCCGATGCCGGCCTCACGGGCGAGGGCGAGGCCGTCGAGCGTCTCGCCCCAGACGTCGAGCTGCAGCTGGTCGGAGGCGGCGTTGCCGATCCGTACAGGTGCCGACCCCTCGTAGCCGCGCAGCCACGGCAGCTCGAACTCAGGGAGCCGCCGGCTGCCGTCGAGGGAGTACATGATCTGCAGCTCCGACGGGTCGCCCGCGACGGCACGCAGCAGCCAGTCGCGCCACGCCTTCGCCTCATCGGTGTAACCGGCCGCCTGCAGGGCCTGGAGCGCATAGGTCGAATCACGCAGCCAGCAGTAGCGGTAGTCCCAGTTGCGGGGGCCGCCGATCTGCTCAGGCAGCGAGGTGGTCGCCGCAGCCACGATGCCGCCCGTGGGTGCATAGGTGAGTGCCTTGAGGGTGATCAGCGAGCGCCTGATCGCGTCGCGGTACGGGCCCTCGATCGCGTGGCCCTGGCCGGCCCATGTCCGCCAGTAGTCGAGGGTGTCCGCCAGTGCCTGCTCGGGATCGACCGGTGTCGGTGCGGCCTCGAAGCTCGGTGACCACGTGAGGACGAACGGGACCCGGTCACCGCGCCGGACGGTGAAGTCGGAGACGGTGGTCCATTCGTGACCGCGTGTGGGGGCCGGTGTGCGCAGGCGCAGGGAGTCGGGACCGGCGACGGCGACCATCTGCTCACCGTCGTGGTGCACCCACGGACGGATCCGGCCGTAGTCCAGACGGAGGGCGAGCTCCCCGTGCATCTCCACGCTGCCGCTGAGGCCCTCCACGATCCGCACGATGTCGGGGGCTTCGCCGCGCGGTGGCATGAAGTCGGAGACGCGTACGGAGCCGTCTCGGTCTCCCATTCGGTCTCGAGGACGAGCGTGTCGTCGACGTACTGCCGGCGGGTGCAGCTGCCGGCACCTGCCGGGGCGAGCGTCCAGTGACCTGCCTCCGGGCCGCCGAGGAGAGCCGCGAAGCAGGCCGGGGAGTCGAAGCGCGGGAGGCACAGCCAGTCGACCGAGCCCTCGGTGCTGACCAGTGCTGCCGTGTGGAGGTCGCCGAGCAGTGCGTAGTCCTCGATCCGCGCCATGTCCTCGATCGTGCCACCGGGGGCCTACCGGGGGCGTCGTAGCGTGGGCTGCATGTTGTTGAAGGAGAAGACGATCGTGGTCACCGGGGGCAACAGCGGCATCGGCGAGGCGATCGTGCTCGCCGCAGCCGCCGAGGGCGCGAACGTGGTGATCGACTACGTCGCGCATCCGGAGGAGACCGCCTCGCTCATCGAGCGGATCGAGAGTGCCGGTGGCCACGCCGTCGGCATCCAGGCCGACGTGTCGAAGTCGGATGACCTGCACGCGATGGTGCAGAAGGCGGTCGACACCTTCGGCCGGCTCGACGTGCTCGTCAACAACGCCGGCATCGAGACCAGGCACAGCCTGCTCGAGACCGGGGAGGAGGAGTTCGAGAAGGTCATGGCGGTGAACATGAAGAGCGCCTTCTTCGGCAGCCAGGCGGCGGCCAAGCAGTTCATCGCCCAAGGTGACGGCGGGCTGATCCTCAACATCTCCTCGGTCCACGAGGACTGGCCGATGCCGGGCAACATCGCCTACTGCGTCTCCAAGGGCGGCATGCGCATGCTCACCCGCACCGCCGGTGTCGAGCTGGGCGGGCACGGCATCCGGATGGTCAACATCGCGCCCGGCGCGGTCAGCACCCCGATCAACGCGTCGACCGAGGCCGACCCCGAGAAGATGAAGGCGCTCAACGCCTCCATCCCGCTGGGCCGGATGGCCGAGGCCGACGAGATCGCCGACGTGGTCGTCTTCCTCGCCTCGGGCAAGGCGGCGTACATGACCTCGACGACGGTCGTCGTCGACGGCGGGATCATGCAAGGGAGCGTCGGCCTCTAGGCGTGCCCTCGGGTTAGAGGCCCACCGGGGTCGGGCCGTCGTCGATCATCTCGCCCGAGTTCGTGCGCAAGCGCTCGAGGAGGCGAGGGTGACCGGTGAGGTACTGCGTCCCGGCGCGCACGCCCCAGAGGTAGCTGCCCAGGGAGCCGACCGCGACCACGACCGAGTCCCAGGGCTGGGGGAGCCAGCCTGTTCCACCGAAGTTGCCGACCGCGGCGACGACGTAGATGAAAGCGATGTAGACGACGAGCCAGATGCCGCCTGCCAGGTCGCCGGGGTTCCGCTCGCCGCGGACGAAGCTGATCGAGAACCAGACCAGGCCGACCAGCAGGGGGATGATCGTCTTCCAGAGGGTGTCCCAGTCCTGCCAGAGGATCACCAGCGAGGACACGACGAAGGCTGCGGGCGCGACGAGCTCCATGCCGCGCAGCCTGCTCGCCGCATCCCCGAGCCCGACGCGGCGGAAGACCAGCAGTGAGACGGAGCCGATCGAGAAGGTGAGCGCCGTGAGTGCGCTGAGCACCTCGACGATGCTGTGCCAGCTGGGCAGCAGGACGATCGTGCCGGCGCCGAGGACGAAGTTCACGAACAGCGCGGCCACGGGCACGCCGGTGCGGTCGCTCACGCGCATCACGATCCCGGGGAAGAAGCCGTTCTTGGCCAGGCCGAAGACGTTGCGGGCATTGGCCGCGGTGTAGACGATGCCCGCGCCCGACGGGGAGATCGACGAGTCGGCGATCAGCAACCAGGAGAGCCAGGTGAAGCCGAGCAGCTTGGCGAGGTCGGCGAAGGGCGAGTCGAGGTTGATCCCGTGCCAGCCGGTCTTGGCGAGCTCGGCGGCCGGCAGGCCCGCGAGGTAGCCGACCTGCAGGCCGAGGTAGAGCACGATGCTGAACCCGATCGTCACGATCATCGCGCGGGGGATGTCGCGGTGCGGGTTGCGGGCCTCGCCGGAGAGTTCGATCACGTTGCGGAAGCCCGTGTAGGCGAAGATCAGTCCGCCGGAGGCGATCGCCGAGAAGGCGGCGGAGATGCCGTACGGCGCGAAGCCTTGCGCACTGATGTTGTGCGAGATCCCGCCGGCCTTCTCGTTGGCCCCGAAGCCGCTGGCGAGCAGCAGCAGGACGGTGATGACGGGGATCGCGAGCTTCACCGTCGTCACGGCGTCGTTCGCCCTCGCGAACCACTTCACACCGAAGTAGTTGATCACGACGAAGGCCGCCATCAGGAGCACCGCGACCACGGTGCCGAGTGTGGTGAGGTCCCCGCTCGAGGAGTCGTAGACGCCGTCCCACCAGGTCGAGGCGTACTGCACGACGGCGGAGGCCTCACTGGGCGGGTTGGTGACGTAGGCCAGCCACATCGCCCAGCCGATGATGCTCGCGGCCAGCCGTCCGTTGGAGTAGAGCGGGTAGCGGACGAGCCCGCCCGACTCCGGGCGCACCATGCCGAGCTCCGCGAAGACCAACGCGATCATCAGCATCAGCGCGCCGGCGATCACCCACGCGATCAGGGCCGCGGGCCCAGCGACCTGGGAGGCGTACATCGCGGAGAAGAGCCATCCCGAGCCGATCACGCTGCCGACGCCGGCTGCAGTGAGGGACCAGAATCCCAGCTCCCGCCGGAGCTTGTGGTCCTCGTGCTCGGCCGCCCCTTGGCGATCCAGCTCGGTGCGTGTGTTCACATGTGCCTCCTTGGTCGAGGCTCATGTACCCACCACGTCGGTACTAGTACCTCGTGGCGACCAGGAGGTTGTACGCCGGCTTCGTCACGTCTCCGCCGCCCAGCTGCCGGCGCTCCACCGTGAACCCTGCGGCCGCGCACGCGGTGACCAGCTCGGCGACCGTCTCGTCGCCGGTGAGCCCGAGCGCCTCGACCGCCCCGCGGATCGCAAAGGCGTTGCCCTTGTTGAGCCCGCTCATCACGACACTCCCGACACGACCCGTCGGCCCGCCGAGCTGGCGGGCGAGGGCCTTGAGGAGAAGCGACCTCACACGAGGAGGCTAGCCCCAGGAGCGCTCAGGCCGCGAAGGGCGCCGCCGGCTCGTCGTCGCCGCTCGAACCGTGGCGTGGGAGGAACAGGGCGGGGAGGAAGATCAACGCCGTCAGGCCGAACGCGACCGAGAAGGCGAAACCGAAGGCACCGGCCATGATCGGACCGACCACGGGCATGACCTTCTCCGGGATCGAGCTCAGCTGGTCGGACCCGCCTCCTCCGGACAGTTGGACGCCGTGGTCGGCGAGCTGGTTGGTGAGCCGCTGGGTCAGCGCGGTGACGAGCAGAGCGCTGCCCAGGGACGCGCCGACCTGCTGGATCGCGGAGAGCGTGGGCGCGGCGCGGGACACCTGGTCGTGGTTCAGGTCCTGATAGGCCGACGAGATCACCGGCATCATCACGGAGCCGAGCCCGATGCCGCGGACGAACAGGATGAGGCTCAGCCACGTGTACGACGTGTCGACACCGACTTGGGTGAAGGGATACGTGCCGATGAGCGCGACCACGACCCCCACGGGCACGACCCAGCCGGCGCCGATGCGGTCGGTGAGCCGTCCAGCGAGGACCATCGCCACGATCGCGCCGAGTCCCTGGGGAGCGAGGAGCAGGCCGGCGTCGAGGGCGCCCTGCTGGCGGACGGTCTGGTAGTAGAGCGGGAGCAGGAGCATGCCGCCGAAGAGGCCGATCGCGACGAGGAAGATCGCCACCGTGCCGCCGGCGAAGACGCGGTTGGTGAGCAGTCGGACGTCGATGATCGAGTCAGCGCCCTTGCGCAGACTGTGCCAGGTGTAGAGGCCGAGGCCGACGGCTCCGCCGATCAGCCATGCGAGGACTCCGCTGTCGCCGAACCCGCCCTTGGTGGAGGCTTCGGAGAGCCCGTAGAGCAGGCAGACAAGGCTGCCCGAGAGAAGGACGAGGCCCAGCCAGTCCAGTCGGCCAACATCATCGACGTGGTCGCCCGACGGCAGCTTCCAGACGGCGAGCGCGATGGCGAGGAGGCCGACGGGAACGTTGACCAGGAAGATCCAGTGCCAGGTCGTGTACTCGACGAGGAGGCCACCGATGACCGGGCCGAACACGGGTCCCAGCAGCATCGGAACGCCCAGGATTGCCATGGCGCGGCCCATCCGGTTGGGTCCGGCGGCGCGGGCGATCATCGCCTGCCCGGCGGGCATCAGCATGCCGCCGCCGAGACCCTGGAGGATGCGGAACGCGATCAGGGACTCGATCGACCATGCCGTCGCACACAGCGCCGAGCCGAGCACGAAGCACGTCACGGCCATGATCCACGTGGGCTTCGAGCCGAACCGGTCCATCGCCCACCCCGTGATCGGGATGACCAGCGCGACCGCGATCAGGTAGCCGGTGACGACCCACTGCGTGGTGGAGAGCCCTGCGCCGAGGTCGTCACTCAGGGAGTCGAGTGCGACGTTCACGATCGTGGTGTCGAGCACCACCATGATCAGGCCGGACACGATCACCAGGCCCGTGATGATGACGCTACGGTCGAGCTTGTCCGACGCCGCAGGTTTGGTGGTGCTCATGAGTGGCTCCTTGATCGGTCGAGGCCGTATTTGCCGAGTTGGACATCAGAGACGGCGTACGGCGAGTCGCGACGCGCGAACGCGGCGTTCGGCGCGATGACGCCGGCGGCGAAGAAGGCCGCGAGCACGCCTGCCGACTTCGCCCAGTCTGCGCGGCTGATCGGGCCGGGGAAATAGCCGGGGTCGACGTACTCCTTGTACTGGTGGGCGGACATCGTCATCGAGTTCATGACGGCCAGGGCGCGCAGGTTCCCCGGCTTCTTCCGCGTGAAGCCCAGAACGCCGGCGCCGCCGAGGGCCATCGCCTCTACGGCGCCGACCCTCGGCCAGTTTCTGCGGTACGTGTCGAACATGGTGCTCATATG of Nocardioides sp. Kera G14 contains these proteins:
- a CDS encoding TIGR03619 family F420-dependent LLM class oxidoreductase; amino-acid sequence: MEFAFVAAFQPWEQIVPLAQACEEAGFRALSLADHVVDHENLSAAYPYTEDQRRRWQPGTDWPDPWVLIGALGQATTRLEFFTSVYVAALRSPFVVAKAVGTAAALTGGRVRLGVGVGWNAEEFDLLEADFRTRGRRTDEALALMAELWSPGWTTFEGEFYSCESLVMKPQPPGPVPIWVGGLSDVALRRAARHDGWVGDMATVDEGIALAGQLRSLREEAGRGDKPFEVVPALIDAITPGDFERAAAGGVTMTMTVPWMYYHPADASLEQKLDGIGRFGEDVIAKL
- a CDS encoding TIGR03857 family LLM class F420-dependent oxidoreductase, giving the protein MEQLNELGYYCVTRHPADARVLFPEARKAEELGLGAVHIGERFTVKEAAVLSGALAGHTTNLGIATAATNQNTRHPMITAAIGSTMHALTEGRFALGFARGVAAHWEIIGLPTLTEARMRDFTDLLRRLWAGERIWNHDGPAGKWPLLYHDNNLEDAPPIGFVGVGPKTLQMAGEIGDFVVLHTFFSDEATTASVEAVRRGAAKAGRDPDSVRIWAVVATIPDDLPDEDRLRRRVGRLSSYLQGYGDILVKTNGWDPGVWERIRTSEAYNRTEGAIDANATIETLEELDAMFPEDWLASAATGTAAECADFVSHQFDLGVHSVIMHGATPDEIAPVVEAYRDNRPVLKRAVAANPGRFAD
- a CDS encoding TetR family transcriptional regulator, producing MRLWLRDGYEAVSVDQIAAEMGISRSTVFRYFRTKAAIVWAGFDRALEQLSSSLAATAAEDTMAAIRAAVGQAVYAGTDDRGVWWERFVLFDSVPALRAEAADRWERWVTIVAAFVAGRMGVDSLHPYPMAIASAHQGVYIATLRTWEGRPGDPEQLLDRMTASMEAVGEALAGLLG
- a CDS encoding ecdysteroid 22-kinase family protein; the protein is MEQVPVWIDDLTAPWLTGVLGAPVASFVAEPIGTGQIGAVYRLKLEGSAELPAQMVAKLPTLDEASRAMLAGPYAAEVRFYRELVDTVAVRTPRCYHAALGEGGAFVLLLEDLSSAEPGDQLAGCSVDRARAAVVNLAGLHGPRWCDRALLEVEGLALFGPDDATMMGEFYPPTHELFLAGIGDLLSPDDHAVLDRIPSVLADWTLARGDRFSLVHGDYRVDNLLFDLDTPESVAIDWQTLSLGHPARDLAYFLSSSLSVDDRRAHERELVGAWHEALTDWVSDYPLERAWDDYVYGALQGAIIAQFAFAYSTRTDRGDQVMARIISGSCAAVRDLGTLERPF
- a CDS encoding SDR family NAD(P)-dependent oxidoreductase — protein: MLDFEGRVAIVTGAGQGMGEAHAKTLAARGARVIVNDVVQANAEAVVKAITDAGGTAVVDTHDVSTGGSEIVGTALDNFGRLDIVVANAGILRVGLFGEQPLEEFWKVFDVSFKGTVEMLHAAWPHLVDSGSGRVILVSSSGLLANPGASAYGAAKAALFGLGNTLAMEGDRVGVQVTTIMPTAWTPMTENAYTDPTILSTLRDTMGPEYVSGFITWLAHQETTVHGDFFEIGGNHAGRLVLAGLPRVFSDDASAESWTEHAAALTSDSDDLEQFRITGDQFASEMIASNPAVKDALAGMNAADLGA
- a CDS encoding thiamine pyrophosphate-requiring protein, producing the protein MTERLVADLVVERLRAWGVHRVFGYSGDGINGLMGALRRAEGDPAFVQARHEENAALMAVGHAKYTGGVGVVTSTQGPGAVHLLNGLYDAKLDHQPVVAIVGQQATTALGSEYQQEIDLPALFKDVAAQYCQTVLAPEQAGMVVDRAFRTALATRSPCVVVLPHDVQVEPAPEVPPHEHGVVPTAPQWRAPRVLPADDDLAEAAAVLNAGDRVAIMLGQGARDVGPLVQEVADRLGAGVVTSLLGKPWWDETLPYSCGVMGHLGTTASGWLMEHCDTLLMIGTNDPWTEFYPEPGQARAVQIDLDGRHLGNRYPVEVGLVGDASETLTALLPLLEEKTDPTWRANVVDQVERWHRIASERAVAATPLSPEHVVRTLTPRLPADAQLSIDVGSVVYWYARHLTLPQGVQAHLSSTLASMGSGLPYGLAAKLASPDRPVVALVGDGGMQMNGVAELITVSSRWKDWADPRFVVLVLNNRDLAEVTWEQRETEGDPRYDVSQSLPDFPYAGYAELLGMTGIRVEAGDDVEAAWDRALSAVRPVVLEAVVDPDVPLLPPFPAGEQKLDSFHRALDQEGNEHARSLLEDQAGQES
- a CDS encoding four-helix bundle copper-binding protein, with product MTHTKMLEAYPKDLGGIDREKLAECIEACFECSQTCTACADACLSEDMVAQLTKCIRTNLDCADICATTGNALSRHTGYDANLTRAFLEACAAACKACGDECESHADMHEHCRICAEACRRCEKACRDLLSSLD